The DNA region TATCGACAACCGCTTCTATAACCTGATCCGTTTTCCTGACCGTGACCGCGCCGGACTCGGCCCAAGCACCGGAATTGCAGTGATATAAAGTACCATTTTCAACTTTATCATCAATTCCGCCGGAATCCGCCCAAATTGAAATGTTGCAACCGGTGCTCGTATTGTTGTCGCTATCGATAAAGAAGATTCCCGAGTCAGTCAAATTGTTTCCTCTAATGTTTATATAAAGTTTGTTGTCTTTTTGCACGGATTTCAAATACGTTAACAGATTGGCGCTCACCGCCGAATCATGGTTGATTGCGCTCCATTCGTCCGGAGAGCCGGAGAAAGGATCGGTTTCCGGTTCGGCAGCGTTTATTGGGGGCGCGGAGACGAAGTATGACAGGACCAATAATAAGGCTAAAACAGAAATAAAAAACTTGTTTTTCCTTTTGGTTTTGGACATTTCATCATCACCCTTGCTTTTCACACGATATAAAGAAGATCAGAGAAAGTTCCCTGATCTTCCGCCGTGACTATAATCGGAACAGTAGGTTATTTTCCGTAAAGCGTCTTGACCTCGTTGACAGCCGCGTCCAGATCGCCTTTCCCCGACAAGGGAAGCGCCAGTTTCTGCGGAATAATATCCCACAGCAATTTGTCCTTGCCGTCAAAGAACGGGGCCGTAATCGAAAACTTTTGCGCATCGATGAACGTTTGCTTGTTGTAACCGTCGTCAATGCCAAGATAGGTCGCCGCCGCCTGCATATTGGCGGGAATCGATTGTCCCTGTTTCGCCAGGGCGATTTGCCCTTCCGGCCCCGCCAGCCAGCTTAACAGCGCCCATGCCGCCTTTTCATTTTTGGTATAAGGACTCATCGCGTTGCCCGCAACTTGCACAACCGTTTTGGTTTCCTTGAATTTTGGCGGCAAAACGGTATCGAAGTTGATGTTGGCCTTCTTGAATTCCGCCGCCGACCAGCTGCCCGCGAAACTCATGGCTACTTTTCCGGTTGCCAACGTCAGGAACGGATCTTTCGCCAACGATTGGCTTTGGCTGACGGTAGGCGTTACATGATGCCGGGCGACCAGGTCGCGGAAAAATTGCAGCACTTCTTTCGCTTCAGGCGTATCGAGCGCCAACGATTGATCGTCGTTGACCAGTTTCGCGCCGTTTGACCAAAGTTCGGGCTCCAGAACGGAATCCGAAGAACCGGCCGCATCAACCGTAAGTCCCCACTGCACGACATTTTGCGGATCAAATCCCGGTTCGGAAGCGTTTTTTCCGTTTTTGTCAAGCGTCATTTTCTTGGCGATGTCCAGCGCTTCCTCCCAGGTCATCTCGTGTCCGGGATACGGCGCCCCCGCAGGATTGGTTTTCGGATCGTCAAACAGCCCTTTATTGTAGTATAATACAATTGTATTGGCGTCGCGGGGCAACGAATATTGCTTGCCATCCACTTGATGCGCGGCAAGAACGCCCGGGGCGAAATCAGCCGTGTTGAAATTGCTTTCCTTTATCAGATCCGTCAAATCTTTCAATGCGCCCAATTTCGCGTATTTATCCACATATGCGTAGCTGATTTTGAACACGTCGGGTAAATCCTTCGACGCGGCCTGCGCTGTCAAAGCCGTCCAGTATGTGCCCCAATCCTTGCTGACGACTTCAACTTCAATTTTGGGATACTTTTCGCTGAATGCCTTCAACAATTCTTTTGTTTGTTCCGTTTCTACCGCAGTCCCCCACTGCGAGTAGACAACTTTACCCGAGATCTCCTCATCTCCGGCATTCGCAGATGCCGCCGGCGTCGCTTCCGCAGCATCCGGCGGAGATGAGGACGCTTCTCCCCCATTTTCGCCCTTTGCACAGGCGGATAGAATGAGTGCGCTTACGAGACATAATGAAAATACCACTGACAACCACTTTTTCATTTGGCAAACCCTCCTTATTTTTATCACTTGCAACTTTCCTTGCTTTCCCGCCAACCTGCGATTTTTATTTATTGCTTGATGCCAGTAAGCACCACCCCCTCAATAAAGAACCGCTGCGCAAAAAAGTAAATGACGCCAATCGGCAGCAAGGCGATAAAGGACCCTGCAGCCAAAACGGGAAAATCCTGCGAGTGCTGCCCCATGATCATTTGCAGGCCAACACTTAACGTTTGCAGCTTTTCCGATTGAATAAAAATCAGCGGCGAGAAAAAGTCGATCCAGGAAAAAACGAACGCAAAAATAAAACCGGTAACCAGAATCGGACCCGAAAGCGGCATGATGACTCTTCTGTAGATGG from Bacilli bacterium includes:
- a CDS encoding sugar ABC transporter substrate-binding protein: MKKWLSVVFSLCLVSALILSACAKGENGGEASSSPPDAAEATPAASANAGDEEISGKVVYSQWGTAVETEQTKELLKAFSEKYPKIEVEVVSKDWGTYWTALTAQAASKDLPDVFKISYAYVDKYAKLGALKDLTDLIKESNFNTADFAPGVLAAHQVDGKQYSLPRDANTIVLYYNKGLFDDPKTNPAGAPYPGHEMTWEEALDIAKKMTLDKNGKNASEPGFDPQNVVQWGLTVDAAGSSDSVLEPELWSNGAKLVNDDQSLALDTPEAKEVLQFFRDLVARHHVTPTVSQSQSLAKDPFLTLATGKVAMSFAGSWSAAEFKKANINFDTVLPPKFKETKTVVQVAGNAMSPYTKNEKAAWALLSWLAGPEGQIALAKQGQSIPANMQAAATYLGIDDGYNKQTFIDAQKFSITAPFFDGKDKLLWDIIPQKLALPLSGKGDLDAAVNEVKTLYGK